One Candidatus Rokuibacteriota bacterium genomic window carries:
- the yidC gene encoding membrane protein insertase YidC, protein MEKRAILAAVLMAGVLLLYQTFFVAQQEPTRPQTVEKAAAPPAAPATPAPSAATAAPTPPLPITPRPAAAAPPERTAVVQGPLYRGVVSSSGGALQEWQLDYRGQKPMVVGRLLGPRGLRIERAGAAAVPIAFEISAEALNLGAGSPQGELVLVGDDGYGLRITEVLRFRADTYAIEQTLRVENRHSVAQSADVMLQWTGPVEWPKEEPEKFQGQHPTRLVGMLGGAVHREEVAKPSGFGGDGAWVGLESEWYLAVLVARSPGFKVITEKNGTSVSVGLRATLPRLEPGQSWEGQVLTYAGPKEYDRLKALGFGLEKTIFFGGFPMPQSYGGLPMEWVAVPVLWLMHWFYGFIGNYGVAIILLTVVFKALFFPLTVKSLKSMKGMQAIQPQVNALRAKYKNDAQRVQQETMKLYREHKVNPLGGCLPMVIQIPIFYALYVALSVSVEIQNAPFICFGRLLGMDLWICDLAAQDPTYVLPILMGISMFVQQKMTPVMGDPRQAKMMLMMPVVFTFMFLNLPSGLVLYWTLSNVLQIVQQHYMDRSGKVEKAAARVPKKA, encoded by the coding sequence ATGGAGAAGCGAGCGATCCTGGCCGCCGTCCTCATGGCCGGCGTACTGCTCTTGTACCAGACCTTCTTCGTGGCCCAGCAGGAGCCGACGCGGCCGCAGACGGTCGAGAAGGCCGCAGCACCGCCGGCCGCGCCAGCGACACCAGCTCCGTCGGCGGCCACTGCCGCGCCGACCCCTCCCCTCCCCATCACGCCGCGGCCGGCGGCGGCGGCACCCCCGGAGAGGACGGCGGTGGTCCAGGGGCCTCTCTACCGGGGTGTCGTGAGCAGCTCGGGCGGGGCCCTGCAGGAATGGCAGCTCGACTACCGCGGCCAGAAACCGATGGTCGTCGGAAGGCTTCTCGGGCCCAGGGGGCTTCGGATCGAGCGCGCAGGAGCGGCGGCCGTGCCCATAGCCTTCGAGATCTCCGCCGAGGCGCTCAATCTCGGGGCGGGGAGCCCACAGGGGGAGCTGGTGCTCGTAGGCGACGACGGCTACGGGCTCAGGATCACGGAGGTGTTGCGGTTCAGGGCCGACACCTACGCGATCGAGCAGACGCTCCGGGTCGAGAACCGCCACAGCGTGGCCCAGAGCGCGGATGTGATGCTCCAGTGGACTGGGCCGGTGGAGTGGCCGAAGGAGGAGCCAGAGAAGTTCCAGGGGCAGCATCCGACGCGGCTAGTTGGAATGCTCGGGGGCGCCGTGCACCGGGAGGAGGTGGCGAAGCCCAGCGGGTTCGGGGGCGACGGGGCCTGGGTAGGCCTCGAGAGCGAGTGGTATCTGGCGGTGCTCGTCGCCAGGAGTCCTGGCTTCAAGGTGATCACGGAGAAGAATGGGACCTCCGTGTCGGTGGGGCTGCGGGCGACGCTGCCACGGCTCGAGCCTGGGCAGTCCTGGGAGGGGCAGGTTCTGACCTACGCCGGGCCGAAGGAGTACGATCGACTCAAGGCGCTGGGTTTTGGGCTAGAAAAGACCATATTTTTCGGCGGGTTCCCGATGCCTCAGTCGTACGGAGGTCTGCCCATGGAGTGGGTGGCCGTCCCCGTCCTGTGGCTGATGCATTGGTTCTATGGCTTCATCGGGAACTACGGAGTGGCGATCATCCTGCTCACGGTGGTCTTCAAGGCGCTCTTCTTCCCGCTCACGGTGAAGAGCTTGAAGTCCATGAAGGGGATGCAGGCGATACAGCCGCAAGTCAATGCCCTGAGGGCGAAGTACAAGAACGACGCGCAGCGGGTGCAGCAGGAGACGATGAAGCTCTACAGGGAGCACAAGGTGAACCCGCTGGGCGGATGTCTGCCCATGGTGATCCAGATCCCGATCTTCTACGCCCTCTACGTCGCGTTGTCCGTCTCGGTGGAGATCCAGAACGCGCCGTTCATCTGCTTCGGGCGCCTTCTCGGGATGGATCTGTGGATCTGCGACCTCGCCGCCCAGGACCCCACGTATGTGCTGCCCATCCTCATGGGCATATCGATGTTCGTCCAGCAGAAGATGACCCCCGTGATGGGAGACCCGCGGCAGGCGAAGATGATGCTCATGATGCCGGTCGTCTTCACCTTCATGTTCCTGAACTTGCCGTCCGGGCTCGTACTGTACTGGACGCTGTCGAACGTGCTGCAAATCGTCCAGCAGCACTACATGGACCGCAGCGGGAAGGTCGAGAAGGCTGCGGCCCGCGTCCCGAAGAAGGCGTGA
- the rsmG gene encoding 16S rRNA (guanine(527)-N(7))-methyltransferase RsmG, with protein sequence MPGKAREPVEELASAFPALTGHAASAQQRRQFSRYLELLIAWNKALDLTALATPEAIVRHLFQDALLFLPLLPRRRPIRIADIGTGAGFPGLPLRIADDGISLTLVEARRKRVSFLSTVKRELGLGDVEILHGRAEAILSEQPALAGTFDVVVSRAMARPTELIGLAAPYLVPGGLLIATGPPQGIQRKALPPGQDAEWREIPYPALGLKRTFLVSVRSG encoded by the coding sequence GTGCCCGGCAAGGCGAGGGAGCCGGTGGAGGAATTGGCCTCTGCGTTCCCTGCCCTGACGGGCCATGCAGCCTCGGCGCAGCAGCGCCGACAGTTCTCGCGGTACCTCGAGCTCCTGATCGCCTGGAACAAGGCTCTTGACCTGACCGCTCTGGCCACCCCGGAGGCGATAGTCAGGCACCTCTTCCAGGACGCCCTTCTATTCCTCCCGCTCTTGCCACGCCGGCGGCCGATCAGGATCGCCGACATCGGCACAGGGGCCGGATTCCCGGGGCTACCGTTGAGGATAGCCGATGACGGAATCAGCCTCACCCTCGTCGAGGCCAGGCGCAAGCGCGTGTCCTTTCTATCGACTGTGAAGCGGGAACTGGGGCTTGGGGACGTCGAGATCCTCCATGGCAGGGCCGAGGCGATTCTGTCAGAGCAGCCGGCTCTTGCGGGGACATTCGACGTGGTGGTCTCGAGAGCCATGGCGCGGCCGACGGAGCTCATCGGCCTGGCGGCCCCTTACCTCGTGCCAGGAGGGCTCCTCATTGCCACTGGCCCGCCCCAGGGCATTCAGCGGAAGGCGCTGCCTCCGGGCCAGGACGCAGAGTGGCGAGAGATTCCCTACCCGGCGCTCGGGTTGAAACGGACGTTTCTCGTGTCTGTCAGGTCAGGTTGA
- a CDS encoding ParA family protein yields MSRAIAVVNQKGGVGKTTTAINLAAGLALANKATLLIDLDPQGNATTGLGVDKARLEHTIYDVMLDGWPIEKAVLPSELPFLSLVPSDIDLVGAEVELVGRADREKRLKGAVDRIKASFSYVMIDCPPSLGLLTLNALTAADSVLIPLQCEYYAMEGLAHLLRTIGMIRERLNPGLKVEGIVFTMFDGRTSLSGQVRDEVRQHLGGETMSTVIPRNVRLTEAPSHGRPVFLHDMRSAGSVAYLELTREVLSHG; encoded by the coding sequence TTGAGCAGGGCCATAGCCGTTGTCAACCAGAAAGGCGGCGTGGGCAAGACCACGACAGCCATCAACCTCGCCGCAGGCCTCGCTCTGGCGAACAAGGCTACCCTGCTGATCGACCTCGACCCGCAAGGAAATGCCACGACGGGGCTCGGTGTGGACAAGGCCCGGCTAGAGCATACAATCTACGACGTCATGCTCGACGGCTGGCCCATCGAGAAGGCGGTTCTTCCCAGTGAGCTGCCCTTCCTCTCCCTCGTTCCATCGGACATCGACCTCGTCGGCGCCGAGGTTGAGCTGGTAGGGAGGGCGGACAGAGAAAAGCGGCTCAAGGGGGCCGTCGATCGAATCAAGGCATCGTTCAGCTACGTGATGATCGACTGTCCGCCGTCGCTGGGGCTACTCACGCTCAATGCGCTCACGGCCGCGGACTCTGTGCTGATCCCGCTCCAGTGTGAGTACTACGCCATGGAAGGGCTAGCCCATCTGCTCCGGACCATCGGGATGATCCGCGAGCGGCTGAATCCAGGACTCAAGGTCGAGGGAATCGTCTTCACGATGTTCGATGGGAGGACGAGCCTGTCCGGGCAGGTGAGGGACGAGGTGAGGCAACACCTGGGGGGCGAGACGATGTCCACAGTGATTCCCCGGAACGTCCGCCTGACCGAAGCGCCAAGCCATGGGCGACCGGTATTCCTCCACGACATGAGGTCAGCCGGGTCTGTCGCCTACCTCGAGTTGACCAGGGAGGTGCTCTCACATGGCTAG
- a CDS encoding ParB/RepB/Spo0J family partition protein: MASKHGLGRGLGALLAPSDASPVSATAGASIQEIPIDAIATNPQQPRKTFEIATLNELAASMRQSGVIQPIVVRTMGQGYQLIVGERRWRAARLAGLERIPAVVREATDSQSLELALIENLLREDLNPMEEAEAYQRLLAQFAWTQEELAERVGKDRSSIANCLRLLRLPESIQADLRAGRLTMGHARALLSLESAADQLRLREEILAHSWSVRATEEDVHRKRGRLPRRPVRRSAELGALEDALREALVTRVRLVGNERRGRIEIAYTSREDLDRLSERLTARRG; the protein is encoded by the coding sequence ATGGCTAGCAAGCATGGGCTGGGCCGCGGCCTGGGTGCGCTCCTGGCTCCCTCTGACGCCAGCCCTGTATCGGCTACGGCTGGAGCCTCCATACAGGAGATCCCTATAGACGCCATAGCCACAAACCCCCAGCAACCGAGGAAAACCTTTGAAATAGCCACATTGAACGAGCTGGCGGCCTCGATGCGTCAATCGGGAGTCATACAGCCGATAGTCGTCCGCACCATGGGCCAGGGGTACCAATTGATCGTGGGAGAGCGGCGCTGGAGGGCGGCCAGGCTGGCGGGGCTCGAGAGGATCCCCGCGGTGGTGCGCGAGGCCACGGACTCCCAGAGCCTCGAGCTCGCCCTGATCGAGAATCTTCTGCGCGAGGACCTGAACCCGATGGAGGAGGCGGAGGCCTATCAGAGGCTCCTGGCACAGTTCGCCTGGACTCAGGAGGAGCTGGCCGAGCGGGTGGGCAAGGATCGGAGCAGCATCGCCAATTGCCTGAGACTCCTCAGGCTGCCGGAGTCCATCCAGGCCGATCTCCGCGCGGGGCGGCTGACCATGGGGCATGCCCGCGCGCTCCTCTCGCTCGAGTCGGCAGCGGATCAGCTCAGGCTGAGGGAAGAGATCCTGGCCCATTCCTGGTCCGTGAGGGCCACGGAGGAGGATGTCCATCGCAAGCGCGGCCGGCTGCCCCGGCGCCCGGTGCGGCGCTCGGCGGAGCTCGGCGCCCTCGAAGACGCGCTCCGGGAGGCCCTGGTGACGCGCGTGCGCCTCGTCGGCAACGAACGCCGCGGGCGCATCGAGATCGCCTACACGTCGCGAGAAGACCTCGATCGGCTGAGCGAGCGTCTCACGGCACGTCGGGGCTGA
- the mnmA gene encoding tRNA 2-thiouridine(34) synthase MnmA, translated as MAERIVVGMSGGVDSSVAAALLVEQGHEVVGVTLRVWPSREPAGPAQRFGSCCSPEAVHDARQVARRLGIAHYLLNSEREFDGAVVESFAREYAAGRTPVPCVVCNQKVKFGSLLHRARAWEAAAVATGHYARISRDERTGRMLLWRGRDRRKDQSDFLWPLTQSQLRAARFPVGDMTKPAVRDRARTLGLVTAETPESQEICFVPDNNYRSFLRRRDPAAFRPGPILDGRGTVVGRHAGLADFTVGQRRGLGLSGPRPLYVTALDPARNAVVVGPAEEVETDRLRAERVNLIAIESLGAPLPVTAKIRHTQEPVPATLHPAPPGEGGERAVEVRFAAPQRAVSPGQSVIFYQGDLVVGGGVIGPVSPGSP; from the coding sequence ATGGCCGAACGCATCGTCGTCGGGATGAGCGGAGGTGTCGACTCGTCCGTCGCCGCGGCCCTCCTCGTGGAGCAGGGGCACGAGGTCGTGGGCGTCACGCTCCGGGTCTGGCCGTCGCGCGAGCCTGCCGGGCCGGCACAGCGATTCGGCAGCTGCTGCTCTCCCGAGGCCGTCCACGATGCCCGCCAGGTGGCCCGCCGCCTCGGCATCGCGCATTACCTCCTCAACAGCGAGCGCGAGTTCGACGGGGCCGTCGTGGAGAGCTTCGCGCGGGAGTACGCGGCGGGACGGACGCCCGTGCCATGCGTGGTCTGCAACCAGAAGGTGAAGTTCGGCTCGCTCCTCCACCGTGCGCGCGCGTGGGAGGCGGCGGCCGTCGCCACCGGCCACTACGCGCGGATCAGCCGGGATGAGCGCACGGGCCGGATGCTCCTCTGGCGCGGGCGGGACCGGCGGAAGGATCAGTCGGACTTCCTCTGGCCGCTCACGCAGTCGCAGCTTCGGGCCGCGCGCTTTCCCGTGGGCGACATGACGAAGCCGGCCGTCCGCGACAGGGCCCGCACCCTCGGGCTCGTCACTGCGGAGACGCCGGAGAGCCAGGAGATCTGCTTTGTCCCGGACAACAACTACCGCAGCTTCCTGCGGCGGCGAGACCCGGCGGCCTTCCGCCCTGGGCCCATCCTCGACGGCCGGGGCACCGTGGTGGGCCGGCACGCCGGGCTGGCCGACTTCACCGTGGGGCAGCGCCGAGGGCTTGGCCTCTCCGGCCCCCGGCCTCTTTACGTGACGGCGCTCGATCCGGCCCGGAACGCGGTAGTGGTAGGCCCGGCCGAGGAGGTGGAGACGGACCGGCTGCGGGCCGAGCGGGTGAACCTCATCGCGATCGAGTCGCTGGGAGCGCCGCTGCCGGTGACCGCGAAGATCCGCCACACCCAGGAGCCGGTACCGGCCACGCTTCACCCCGCGCCCCCCGGGGAGGGGGGCGAGCGGGCAGTGGAGGTGCGCTTCGCCGCCCCGCAGCGCGCGGTGAGCCCGGGGCAGTCGGTGATCTTCTACCAGGGCGACCTCGTGGTCGGCGGCGGCGTCATCGGGCCGGTGTCTCCGGGTTCGCCTTGA
- the atpF gene encoding F0F1 ATP synthase subunit B yields the protein MRRVFGIAALLVALLPRLAAAAGGEGGLINLDRSLIIQAINFLLLLFILSKLLYRPLLAKLEERSQAIKKSLDEAQAARAEAQKQREEHAAKLQAAHAEAQAIRDTALKEASDEQRRLVEAARAEAARLVEGARAEMQQDIRRARQELRQEVGDLAVAVAERLIRKSLREEDHRRVVQEALASMERGR from the coding sequence ATGCGCCGAGTCTTCGGGATTGCTGCGCTCCTCGTGGCCCTGCTGCCCCGCCTGGCCGCCGCCGCCGGCGGGGAAGGGGGGCTCATCAACCTGGACAGGTCCCTCATCATCCAGGCCATCAACTTCCTCCTCCTCCTCTTCATCCTGAGCAAGCTGCTCTACCGTCCGCTCCTCGCCAAGCTGGAGGAACGATCGCAGGCCATCAAGAAGTCGCTCGACGAGGCCCAGGCCGCGCGCGCCGAGGCGCAGAAGCAGCGGGAAGAGCACGCGGCGAAGCTCCAGGCCGCTCATGCCGAGGCGCAGGCCATCCGCGACACCGCCCTCAAGGAGGCCTCTGACGAGCAGCGCCGGCTGGTGGAGGCCGCGCGCGCCGAGGCCGCGCGGCTGGTGGAGGGCGCCCGGGCCGAGATGCAGCAGGACATCCGGCGGGCCCGCCAGGAACTGCGCCAGGAAGTCGGTGACCTGGCCGTCGCCGTTGCCGAGCGGCTGATCAGGAAGAGCCTGCGCGAGGAGGATCACCGGCGGGTGGTCCAGGAGGCGCTGGCCAGCATGGAGCGCGGGCGGTGA
- the atpH gene encoding ATP synthase F1 subunit delta → MKARQGTARRYAKALFMITRDAGTGETAARELERFQEVIRQSPELGTVLGRPWVKPAERHAVALAVAERVGCGRTVRDLVALVASRGRMDHLREIVEAYRALVDEAAGRVRAVVRTAVPLIEDERRRLAGRLERALGKQVILEESVDASLLGGFVAQVGSLILDGSLDGQLQRMRERLARG, encoded by the coding sequence ATGAAGGCGCGGCAAGGCACGGCCAGGCGCTACGCCAAGGCCCTGTTCATGATTACTCGCGACGCGGGGACGGGCGAGACCGCGGCGCGCGAGCTCGAGCGGTTTCAGGAGGTCATCCGGCAGAGCCCGGAGCTCGGAACGGTGCTCGGGCGACCCTGGGTGAAGCCGGCGGAGCGGCACGCCGTGGCCCTCGCCGTGGCCGAGCGCGTCGGTTGCGGCAGGACCGTGCGCGATCTGGTGGCGCTGGTGGCCTCCCGGGGGCGCATGGACCACCTGCGCGAGATCGTGGAGGCCTATCGCGCCCTCGTGGACGAGGCGGCCGGCCGCGTCCGCGCCGTGGTGCGCACCGCCGTCCCTCTCATCGAGGATGAGCGGCGGCGGCTGGCCGGGCGGCTCGAGCGCGCGCTCGGCAAGCAGGTCATCCTCGAGGAAAGCGTGGACGCCTCGCTCCTGGGCGGCTTCGTGGCCCAGGTGGGCAGCCTCATTCTCGACGGCAGTCTCGACGGGCAGCTCCAGCGCATGCGCGAGCGCCTGGCAAGGGGATAG
- a CDS encoding F0F1 ATP synthase subunit alpha: MIKAEEISEIIKRQLQGYEAEVDLKEAGRVIEVGDGIARIYGLEKALAGELLEFPGGVYGLVLNLESDNVGAVLLGSDTLIKEGDPVTRTKRIAQVPVGEALIGRVVNALGQPVDGKGPIDSKEFRSIERYAPGVVDRRSVREPLQTGLKAIDAMIPIGRGQRELIIGDRQTGKTAIGVDTIINQKGQGVYCFYVAIGQKRSTVAQVVKVLEDTGAMAYTTVIIASASESAPLQYLAPYSGCAMGEYFRDSGRHALCIYDDLSKHAQAYRQLSLLLRRPPGREAYPGDVFYLHSRLLERAAKLNDELGGGSLTALPIIETQLGDVAAYIPTNVISITDGQIYLESDLFFSGIRPAVNVGLSVSRVGGSAQVKAMRQIAGKLRLDLAQYRELAAFAQFGSDLDKATQLQLARGQRMVEVLKQGQYVPLPLERQIASIFAGTQGMLDDLPVDQVRPFEASLYPLLERKHAQLLADLANKKELTDEIRERLTRAIDEAKAEFVAARGIKAA; the protein is encoded by the coding sequence ATGATCAAGGCGGAAGAGATCAGCGAGATCATCAAGCGCCAGCTCCAGGGGTACGAGGCCGAGGTCGACCTCAAGGAAGCCGGGCGCGTGATCGAGGTGGGCGACGGAATCGCGCGGATCTACGGCCTCGAGAAGGCGCTCGCGGGCGAGCTCCTGGAATTCCCCGGCGGCGTCTACGGGTTGGTGCTGAACCTCGAATCCGACAATGTCGGCGCCGTCCTGCTGGGTTCGGACACGCTGATCAAGGAAGGCGATCCCGTGACCCGGACCAAGCGCATTGCGCAGGTGCCGGTCGGGGAGGCCCTGATCGGCCGTGTCGTCAACGCGCTGGGCCAGCCCGTGGACGGCAAGGGGCCCATCGACTCCAAGGAGTTCCGCTCCATCGAGCGCTACGCCCCCGGCGTGGTGGACCGGCGGTCGGTGAGGGAGCCGTTGCAGACCGGCCTCAAGGCCATCGACGCCATGATCCCCATCGGCCGCGGCCAGCGCGAGCTCATCATCGGCGACCGTCAGACCGGCAAGACGGCCATCGGCGTCGACACGATCATCAACCAGAAGGGGCAGGGGGTCTATTGCTTCTACGTGGCCATCGGGCAGAAGCGCTCCACGGTGGCCCAGGTGGTGAAGGTCCTCGAGGACACGGGCGCGATGGCCTATACCACCGTGATCATCGCCTCGGCCTCGGAGTCGGCGCCGCTGCAGTACCTGGCGCCCTATAGCGGCTGCGCCATGGGTGAGTACTTCCGCGACTCGGGGCGCCACGCGCTGTGCATCTACGACGACCTGTCGAAGCATGCCCAGGCGTATCGTCAGCTGTCGCTGCTCCTGCGCCGGCCGCCGGGGCGCGAGGCGTATCCGGGCGACGTCTTCTACCTGCATTCGCGGCTGCTCGAGCGCGCCGCCAAGCTCAACGACGAGCTGGGCGGGGGCTCGCTCACGGCGCTGCCCATCATCGAGACACAGCTGGGCGACGTGGCGGCCTATATTCCGACCAACGTCATCTCCATCACCGACGGCCAGATCTACCTCGAGTCGGACCTCTTCTTCTCGGGCATCCGGCCGGCGGTGAACGTGGGTCTGTCGGTGTCGCGCGTGGGTGGCTCGGCCCAGGTCAAGGCCATGCGGCAGATCGCCGGCAAGCTCAGGCTGGACCTGGCCCAGTACCGCGAGCTTGCGGCCTTCGCGCAATTCGGCTCGGACCTCGACAAGGCGACGCAGCTGCAGCTCGCGCGCGGGCAGCGGATGGTGGAGGTGCTCAAGCAGGGCCAGTACGTGCCGCTGCCCCTCGAGCGCCAGATCGCCAGCATCTTCGCGGGCACCCAGGGGATGCTCGATGATCTTCCCGTGGACCAGGTCCGCCCCTTCGAGGCCTCCCTCTACCCGCTCCTCGAGCGCAAGCACGCCCAGCTCCTGGCCGACCTCGCCAACAAGAAGGAGCTCACCGACGAGATCCGCGAGCGTCTGACCCGGGCCATCGACGAAGCCAAGGCGGAGTTCGTCGCCGCGCGGGGCATCAAGGCCGCCTGA
- the atpG gene encoding ATP synthase F1 subunit gamma, with protein MATLRDIQRRIRSVQSTQKITRAMKLVAASKLRRAQERLIEARPYAHKMRELLGSLVARAGEEAHPLLARRATGRRRLVIVTADKGLCGAFNSNVLRASLQFLREAGEVDVTLVVVGKKSRDFYRRRRWAVKSEMLGFFDRLAFSHARELADGLMQGYLAEEVDEVHLIYNEFRSVAVQRVRRGQLLPIQADGAGAGDGAPADYIYEPSAEAILASLLPRHVTTQVYRALMESVAGEHGARMTAMEAATKNAKEMIGVLTIQYNKARQERITKELLDIVGGAEALRQSAEA; from the coding sequence ATGGCGACGCTGCGGGACATCCAGCGCAGGATCCGGTCGGTCCAGTCCACCCAGAAGATCACCCGCGCCATGAAGCTGGTGGCGGCCTCCAAGCTCCGGCGTGCCCAGGAGCGGCTCATCGAGGCGCGCCCCTATGCCCACAAGATGCGCGAGCTGCTCGGCAGCCTCGTCGCGCGCGCCGGCGAGGAAGCGCATCCGCTGCTGGCCCGGCGGGCCACGGGGCGGCGGCGCCTCGTCATCGTCACCGCCGACAAGGGGCTGTGTGGCGCCTTCAACTCCAATGTTCTCCGGGCCTCGCTTCAGTTCCTGCGCGAGGCAGGGGAGGTCGACGTGACCCTGGTGGTGGTGGGCAAGAAGTCGCGCGACTTCTACCGCCGGCGGCGGTGGGCCGTGAAGTCGGAGATGTTGGGGTTCTTCGACCGGCTGGCGTTCTCCCATGCGCGCGAGCTGGCCGACGGGCTCATGCAGGGCTATCTCGCCGAGGAGGTGGACGAGGTCCACCTGATCTACAACGAGTTCCGGTCGGTGGCCGTCCAGCGCGTCAGGCGGGGGCAGCTCCTCCCCATCCAGGCCGACGGGGCGGGGGCGGGGGACGGGGCACCAGCCGATTACATCTACGAGCCGAGCGCCGAGGCCATCCTCGCCTCGCTCCTGCCGCGGCACGTGACCACCCAGGTCTACCGCGCGTTGATGGAGTCGGTGGCGGGCGAGCACGGGGCCAGGATGACTGCCATGGAGGCGGCCACCAAGAACGCCAAGGAGATGATCGGTGTGCTCACGATCCAGTACAACAAGGCGCGGCAGGAGCGGATCACCAAGGAACTCCTGGACATCGTCGGCGGGGCCGAAGCCCTCCGCCAGTCCGCCGAGGCGTAG
- the atpD gene encoding F0F1 ATP synthase subunit beta produces the protein MNQGKIVQVIGPVVDVEFEPGQLPPIYNALEVPGAGSTDIFAYSSKLVLEVAQHLGESQVRAVAMASTEGLSRGTPVVDTGQPISIPVGKETLGRILNITGEAVDKGGPVKASKFYPIHRPAPAFDQQSTKVEMFETGIKVVDLLEPYTKGGKTGLFGGAGVGKTVLIMELINNIAKQHGGISVFAGVGERTREGNDLWHEMKESGVIEKTALIFGQMTEPPGSRLRVGLTGVTSAEYFRDEEGQDVLLFIDNIFRFTQAGSEVSALLGRMPSAVGYQPTLGTEMGALQERITSTKRGSITSVQAIYVPADDITDPAPATAFAHLDATTVLSRQIAELGIYPAVDPLASTSRILDPVILGAEHYGTARAVQSTLQRYKDLQDIIAILGMEELSDEDKLIVARARKIQRFLSQPFFVAEAFTGQQGRYVKLPDTIRGFKEIVEGKHDDLPEQAFYMVGGIDEAAEKARRMREVK, from the coding sequence ATGAACCAGGGCAAGATCGTTCAGGTGATCGGACCGGTGGTGGACGTGGAGTTCGAGCCCGGCCAGCTGCCGCCGATCTACAACGCGCTGGAGGTGCCGGGAGCCGGCAGCACCGACATCTTCGCCTACTCGTCGAAGCTGGTCCTCGAGGTGGCCCAGCATCTCGGCGAGAGCCAGGTGCGCGCCGTCGCCATGGCGTCCACCGAGGGCCTCTCCCGCGGCACGCCCGTCGTGGACACGGGCCAGCCCATCTCCATCCCCGTGGGCAAGGAGACGCTGGGGCGGATCCTGAACATCACCGGCGAGGCGGTGGACAAGGGGGGCCCCGTCAAGGCCAGCAAGTTCTACCCGATCCACCGCCCCGCGCCGGCCTTCGACCAGCAGTCCACCAAGGTGGAGATGTTCGAGACGGGGATCAAGGTCGTTGACCTCCTCGAGCCCTACACCAAGGGCGGCAAGACGGGGCTCTTCGGCGGCGCGGGCGTGGGCAAGACCGTGCTCATCATGGAGCTGATCAACAACATCGCCAAGCAGCACGGCGGCATCTCGGTCTTCGCCGGGGTGGGAGAGCGGACGCGCGAGGGCAACGACCTCTGGCACGAGATGAAGGAATCGGGCGTCATCGAGAAGACTGCCCTCATCTTCGGCCAGATGACCGAGCCGCCGGGCTCGCGGCTCCGCGTCGGCCTCACCGGCGTCACCTCGGCCGAGTACTTCCGGGACGAGGAGGGGCAGGACGTGCTCCTCTTCATCGACAACATCTTTCGCTTCACCCAGGCCGGGAGCGAGGTCTCGGCGCTGCTGGGCCGCATGCCCTCGGCGGTGGGCTACCAGCCGACGCTCGGCACGGAGATGGGCGCCCTCCAGGAGCGCATCACCTCCACCAAGCGCGGGTCCATCACCTCGGTGCAGGCCATCTACGTTCCCGCCGACGACATCACCGACCCGGCCCCGGCGACGGCCTTCGCCCATCTCGACGCGACGACCGTGCTCTCGCGCCAGATCGCCGAGCTGGGCATCTACCCCGCCGTGGACCCGCTGGCTTCCACCTCCCGCATCCTCGACCCCGTCATCCTCGGGGCGGAGCACTACGGGACGGCCCGGGCGGTCCAGTCCACGCTACAGCGCTACAAGGACCTCCAGGACATCATCGCCATCCTCGGCATGGAGGAGCTGTCCGACGAGGACAAGCTCATCGTGGCCCGGGCACGCAAGATCCAGCGCTTCCTCTCGCAGCCCTTCTTCGTGGCCGAGGCCTTCACCGGCCAGCAGGGCCGCTACGTCAAGCTGCCGGACACGATCCGCGGCTTCAAGGAGATCGTCGAGGGCAAGCACGACGACCTGCCGGAGCAGGCCTTCTACATGGTGGGCGGCATCGACGAGGCGGCCGAGAAGGCCCGCCGGATGCGGGAGGTCAAGTAG
- a CDS encoding F0F1 ATP synthase subunit epsilon — MRLELATPTQQLVSADVDEVVAPGSEGYFGVLPGHAPFLTTLGAGEVSYRHGREETYIAVIGGFAEVQGDRVMILAEVAERPEDIDRERAERARQRAEQRLAGRHPAPPSPAGEREIDYTRAVAALARALARLQVAGRAGRR, encoded by the coding sequence GTGCGGCTCGAGCTGGCAACGCCCACGCAGCAGCTCGTGTCCGCCGACGTGGACGAGGTCGTCGCCCCCGGCAGCGAGGGATACTTCGGCGTGCTCCCGGGGCATGCGCCCTTCCTCACCACGCTCGGCGCGGGCGAGGTGAGCTACCGCCACGGGCGCGAGGAGACCTATATCGCCGTCATCGGCGGCTTCGCCGAGGTCCAGGGCGACCGCGTGATGATCCTCGCCGAGGTCGCGGAGCGGCCCGAGGACATCGACCGCGAACGCGCCGAGCGGGCGCGCCAGCGGGCCGAGCAGCGGCTCGCGGGGAGACACCCGGCCCCGCCATCGCCGGCCGGTGAGAGGGAGATCGACTACACGCGCGCCGTCGCGGCGCTGGCGCGCGCGCTGGCGCGGCTGCAAGTCGCCGGGCGCGCCGGCCGCAGGTAG